In the Vigna unguiculata cultivar IT97K-499-35 unplaced genomic scaffold, ASM411807v1 contig_513, whole genome shotgun sequence genome, one interval contains:
- the LOC114172261 gene encoding uncharacterized protein LOC114172261 has protein sequence MKKTNGKVSAPTQNRSGQPSSIMCSPASHPSCPTRHMNSHPIKNNNEQSPPPPHMNSMLSTSKSKCLKKRLFSTTKTNSAREFEFEFINQPRNEFVHDSTSKPTPRLHSNSEGEENVDIEMQSNQSKHVSRKRSWLVNVIGTQVRKQLTLNDVWFLSPSERILVKWNSDNQPIDDSGALLNRFLGRVVRNVNAFPISYQSWRKIPNEYKEDILKKTIQAKFLVESNAHVTYILKSLNIKWSEYRQQLWQQKDDGTRNRDEIITMCAEGMNRDQWASFVDYHLNSRTKEIAQKNKDNRKKQTVPHTGGSKSIARKKDEMEQELGHKVSRGEVWIATHKHANGEFVNDGAKEIGEKIKAYETNTSSLSQDISIEDSLAHVLGSKEHCGHVRGMGLGPCPSRVF, from the exons ATGAAGAAGACTAATGGCAAAGTTTCAGCCCCTACCCAAAATAGAAGTGGCCAACCATCATCTATAATGTGCTCACCTGCGTCTCATCCATCTTGCCCAA CACGTCACATGAATTCCCATCCtataaagaataataatgagCAATCTCCACCCCCACCTCACATGAATTCAATGCTTTCAACATCTAAATCTA AATGTTTGAAGAAGAGGTTGTTCTCCACTACCAAGACCAATTCCGCacgtgaatttgaatttgaatttattaatcAACCTAGAAATGAGTTTGTGCATGATTCTACATCTAAACCAACACCAAGGTTACACTCTAATAGTGAAGGGGAAGAAAATGTGGATATTGAGATGCAAAGTAATCAATCAAAGCATGTATCACGTAAAAGGTCATGGCTTGTTAATGTCATTG GCACACAAGTTAGAAAACAATTAACATTGAATGATGTTTGGTTTTTATCTCCTAGTGAAAGGATTCTTGTGAAATGGAATAGTGACAACCAACCAATTGATGATAGTGGAGCATTGTTGAATAGGTTTTTAGGTCGTGTTGTAAGAAATGTTAATGCCTTTCCAATCAGCTATCAAAGTTGGAGGAAGATTCCCAATGAATACAAAGAAGATATACTTAAGAAAACCATTCAA GCCAAGTTTCTAGTGGAATCTAATGCTCATGTGACATATATCTTGAAATCACTTAACATAAAATGGAGTGAGTATAGACAACAACTATGGCaacaaaaagatgatggaacACGTAATAGAGATGAAATCATTACAATGTGTGCAGAAGGAATGAATAGAGACCAATGGGCTTCTTTTGTTGACTACCATTTAAATTCAAGGACAAAG GAAATTGCCCAAAAAAATAAGGATAATAGAAAGAAGCAAACAGTTCCTCACACAGGTGGATCGAAGAGCATTGCACGGAAGAAGGATGAGATG GAGCAAGAGCTTGGTCACAAAGTTAGTAGGGGAGAAGTTTGGATAGCAACACATAAACATGCTAATGGGGAATTTGTTAATGATGGAGCAAAAGAGATTGGA GAAAAAATTAAAGCATATGAGACAAATACATCTTCCCTTTCGCAAGATATATCAATTGAAGATTCACTAGCTCATGTTTTGGGAAGTAAAGAACATTGTGGTCATGTTCGAGGAATGGGATTGGGACCTTGCCCTTCTCGTGTGTTTTGA